One window of Gloeothece citriformis PCC 7424 genomic DNA carries:
- a CDS encoding 2Fe-2S iron-sulfur cluster-binding protein, with translation MPKTYSVEIIHQGTTHTIEVSEDQTILKAALDAGIELPNSCNAGVCTTCAAQLLEGTVEQSDGMGLSPELQKEGYALLCVAFPRSNLKLESEKEDMVYHRQFGQS, from the coding sequence ATGCCTAAGACTTATTCAGTTGAAATTATTCATCAAGGAACAACTCACACCATAGAAGTTTCCGAAGATCAAACTATTCTCAAAGCCGCCCTTGATGCGGGGATAGAGTTGCCGAATTCTTGTAATGCGGGAGTGTGTACCACCTGCGCTGCCCAACTTTTAGAGGGAACTGTTGAACAGAGTGATGGGATGGGATTATCTCCCGAATTACAAAAAGAAGGGTATGCCCTGTTATGTGTGGCTTTTCCCCGTTCTAACCTCAAATTAGAGTCAGAAAAAGAAGATATGGTCTACCATCGTCAATTTGGTCAATCTTAA
- a CDS encoding AI-2E family transporter produces MFNAFNHFPYWLRLGIIFPLAFLNGWLLVLLINSLEPLVSIFVTATLLAFLIDFPIRLLEQRGISRLWAVTLVFLMALVILAILSLILVPLIVQQLSELISVLPQWIETGSQNLEYLRQWAIAQNLPINLNETITQMAERLTNIFQSLSSQVLNFILSTIGSIFNIIFVLVLTVFLVFTGENLWEGLFSWLPVPWNKDLRNLIREKFEKYFASQAILAGILSLSQTLIFTVLNVPYSVLFGVTIGLTTLIPYASALTILLISIILSLENWVLGLKVLIAAIIIGQINDQVIAPRLMGGLTGLNPVWLIIALFIGGKSAGILGLLIAVPFASVIKNVADILKSKYINQPQN; encoded by the coding sequence ATGTTTAATGCCTTTAACCATTTTCCTTATTGGCTACGATTAGGAATTATCTTTCCTTTAGCTTTCTTAAATGGTTGGCTATTGGTTTTACTGATTAATTCTTTAGAACCCTTAGTCAGTATCTTTGTTACCGCCACCTTACTTGCTTTTTTGATTGATTTTCCGATTCGTTTATTAGAACAACGGGGGATTTCTCGTCTTTGGGCTGTGACTTTAGTTTTTTTAATGGCTTTAGTAATTCTAGCTATTTTATCTTTAATTTTAGTTCCTTTAATTGTTCAACAACTCAGTGAATTAATCTCAGTTTTACCCCAATGGATTGAAACCGGAAGTCAGAATCTAGAATATTTACGACAATGGGCGATCGCTCAAAATTTACCGATTAATCTGAATGAGACTATTACTCAAATGGCAGAGAGATTGACGAATATTTTTCAATCTTTAAGTAGTCAAGTTTTGAATTTTATTTTAAGTACCATTGGCAGTATTTTTAATATTATTTTTGTTTTAGTGTTAACCGTCTTTTTAGTTTTCACGGGAGAAAATCTTTGGGAGGGTTTATTTAGTTGGTTGCCTGTCCCTTGGAATAAAGACCTCAGAAACTTAATTCGTGAAAAATTTGAAAAATATTTTGCCAGTCAAGCGATTTTAGCGGGAATTTTAAGTCTGTCTCAAACCTTAATTTTTACGGTTTTAAATGTGCCTTATTCGGTTTTATTTGGGGTCACTATCGGACTCACAACCTTAATTCCGTATGCCAGTGCTTTAACCATTCTATTAATTAGTATTATTTTATCTCTTGAAAATTGGGTATTAGGGTTAAAAGTATTAATTGCTGCCATTATTATTGGACAAATCAACGATCAAGTTATTGCTCCTCGGTTAATGGGAGGACTAACCGGATTAAATCCAGTGTGGTTGATTATTGCCTTATTTATTGGTGGCAAATCTGCCGGGATTTTAGGGTTATTAATTGCCGTTCCTTTTGCCAGCGTCATTAAAAATGTAGCTGATATTTTGAAAAGTAAATATATCAATCAACCCCAAAACTGA
- a CDS encoding universal stress protein — protein MYKTIVVALDCGETSERVIGALNTLKIEDQTKIIFSHVLRDPNPELDPDRPTQSRETLYQRVEEQLEGYQTDFPNSQIEIASGDPAEEIIRLGNIYQADLIILGTRGLTGFKRVIEGSVSGQVVAEASCSVFVVKVSES, from the coding sequence GTGTATAAAACAATTGTAGTGGCTCTAGACTGTGGGGAAACATCCGAGAGAGTAATCGGGGCTTTAAATACTCTCAAAATAGAGGATCAAACTAAAATTATATTTTCTCATGTGCTTCGTGATCCTAACCCAGAATTAGACCCCGATCGCCCGACTCAGTCTAGAGAGACTCTCTATCAACGAGTTGAAGAACAGCTTGAGGGCTATCAAACGGATTTTCCTAACAGTCAGATAGAAATTGCCTCTGGAGATCCGGCGGAAGAAATTATCCGCCTGGGGAATATTTATCAAGCGGATTTAATTATTTTAGGAACTCGCGGGTTAACGGGTTTTAAACGAGTCATAGAAGGGTCTGTCAGTGGTCAAGTGGTGGCTGAGGCTTCTTGTTCTGTATTTGTTGTTAAAGTGAGTGAAAGTTAA
- the trpB gene encoding tryptophan synthase subunit beta, with amino-acid sequence MTTTPIRDTQSKQYPDELGRFGPYGGKYVPETLMPALSELESAYNRYKNDPDFQQELNQLLKDYVGRPSPLYFAERLTARYARPDGTGPQIYLKREDLNHTGAHKINNALAQVLLAKRMGKGRIIAETGAGQHGVATATVCARFGLECIIYMGVHDMERQKLNVFRMRLLGATVQPVSAGTGTLKDATSEAIRDWVTNVETTHYILGSVAGPHPYPMIVRDFHAVIGKETRAQCEEKWGGLPDILMACVGGGSNAMGLFYEFIKDPSVRIIGVEAAGESVASGKHAATLTAGRPGVLHGAMSYLLQDEDGQVIEPHSISAGLDYPGVGPEHSYLKDSRRAEYYSVTDAEAVAAFQRLSQLEGIIPALETSHAIAYLETLCPQLEGSPRIIINCSGRGDKDVQTVAKFIEQE; translated from the coding sequence ATGACAACCACACCGATCCGTGACACACAATCAAAACAATATCCCGATGAATTAGGACGTTTTGGCCCCTATGGAGGGAAATATGTCCCAGAAACCTTGATGCCGGCTTTAAGTGAACTAGAGTCCGCCTACAACCGCTACAAAAATGACCCAGACTTTCAGCAAGAATTAAATCAACTTCTCAAAGACTATGTCGGAAGACCTAGCCCTCTATACTTTGCCGAACGCCTCACCGCCCGTTATGCTAGACCGGACGGGACTGGCCCACAAATTTATCTCAAACGAGAAGATCTCAATCATACAGGGGCCCATAAAATTAATAATGCCTTAGCTCAGGTACTTTTGGCCAAACGCATGGGAAAAGGGCGTATTATTGCTGAAACCGGTGCCGGTCAACATGGAGTCGCCACCGCCACCGTCTGCGCCCGTTTTGGTCTGGAATGTATTATTTATATGGGCGTTCATGATATGGAACGTCAAAAATTAAACGTCTTTCGCATGAGATTATTAGGGGCGACAGTTCAACCCGTATCCGCCGGCACCGGAACCCTCAAAGATGCCACCTCAGAAGCGATCCGAGACTGGGTGACTAATGTAGAAACCACCCATTATATTCTCGGTTCAGTGGCCGGCCCCCATCCTTATCCGATGATCGTCCGAGATTTTCATGCAGTGATCGGCAAAGAAACTCGCGCCCAATGTGAAGAAAAATGGGGCGGACTCCCAGATATCCTGATGGCCTGTGTGGGAGGGGGATCAAATGCAATGGGACTATTTTATGAGTTTATCAAAGACCCAAGTGTCAGAATTATCGGAGTAGAAGCCGCCGGAGAAAGTGTGGCCTCTGGAAAACACGCCGCCACCTTAACCGCAGGCCGGCCAGGGGTATTACATGGGGCGATGAGTTATCTCCTTCAAGATGAGGATGGACAAGTGATAGAACCTCATTCTATCAGTGCTGGCTTGGACTATCCAGGGGTAGGGCCAGAACATAGTTATCTTAAAGATAGTCGTCGGGCAGAATATTACAGTGTGACGGATGCTGAAGCGGTGGCCGCTTTTCAACGGTTGTCCCAGTTAGAAGGGATTATTCCGGCGTTAGAAACCTCCCACGCGATCGCCTATTTAGAAACCCTTTGCCCTCAATTAGAAGGAAGTCCCCGCATTATTATTAACTGTTCAGGCCGAGGGGATAAAGATGTGCAAACGGTGGCTAAATTTATCGAACAGGAATGA
- a CDS encoding CAP domain-containing protein → MKTKLIYGSLLIVSCSILVGGCQSLKDNLPFTSVPQTTPVVLADSNTLTSLEAKIYDQINQYRRSKNLSPLEVNNTIAQQAKIHSERMAAKTVPFSHQGFEERIQKIANTIPYQGAAENIASNQGKSDPAITAVQGWLKSPGHLKNIEGNFNLTGVGVAQNSQGEYYFTQIFINSAAAVNNTTPSPTQVNSSFLGLEEATHQQVNQYRLSKNLPPLLLDASISEEARLFSEKMANGEVPFSHTGFDERVKAIGKSVKFQSVAENLAFNMGFDDPVKVAVGGWIKSPGHEKNMRGDFDLTGIGIAKNNGGEYYFTQLFVKKR, encoded by the coding sequence ATGAAAACTAAACTGATTTATGGTTCATTGTTGATTGTTTCTTGTTCAATCTTAGTGGGAGGTTGCCAGTCCTTAAAAGACAACCTTCCTTTTACTTCTGTGCCTCAAACAACTCCCGTTGTTCTTGCGGATTCTAATACTTTAACCTCTCTTGAGGCAAAAATTTATGACCAAATTAATCAATACCGCCGGTCTAAAAATTTAAGTCCTTTAGAGGTTAATAATACTATTGCCCAACAAGCCAAAATTCACAGTGAAAGAATGGCCGCTAAAACAGTTCCTTTTTCTCATCAAGGATTTGAGGAACGGATACAAAAAATTGCTAACACAATTCCCTATCAAGGGGCGGCTGAAAATATCGCCTCTAATCAAGGGAAATCCGATCCTGCTATAACTGCCGTTCAAGGATGGCTTAAAAGTCCCGGACACCTCAAAAATATTGAAGGAAATTTTAATTTAACTGGGGTAGGAGTCGCCCAAAATTCTCAGGGGGAATATTACTTTACGCAAATTTTTATTAACTCTGCTGCTGCGGTTAATAATACTACTCCTTCTCCAACTCAAGTTAATTCTTCTTTCCTAGGTTTAGAAGAGGCAACCCATCAACAAGTTAATCAATATCGCCTTTCTAAAAATTTACCCCCTTTATTGTTAGATGCCTCTATTAGCGAAGAAGCAAGACTCTTTAGTGAAAAAATGGCCAACGGAGAAGTGCCTTTTAGTCATACTGGATTTGATGAACGGGTAAAAGCCATTGGAAAATCAGTAAAATTTCAATCGGTCGCGGAAAATTTAGCGTTTAATATGGGGTTTGACGATCCGGTTAAAGTCGCTGTCGGAGGATGGATTAAAAGTCCAGGACATGAAAAAAATATGAGGGGAGATTTTGATTTAACTGGCATTGGGATTGCTAAAAATAATGGAGGAGAGTATTATTTTACTCAACTTTTTGTTAAAAAACGCTGA
- a CDS encoding ribonuclease D, with the protein MGLDNFKVLQEDLSDEILSRYLKADAIAVDTETMGLNPHRDRLCLIQLCDPEGYVTAIRVTKGQQEAPKLKQLMEASNITKVFHFARFDVAQLRHHFGIETTPIFCTKIASKLARTYTSSHGLKSLVLELEGVELDKTAQSSDWGNADKLSEEQLSYAANDVRYLLGVKEKLISMLNRENRMELARNCFNCLPVLVSLDLQFYQNIFEH; encoded by the coding sequence ATGGGATTAGATAATTTTAAAGTTTTGCAAGAGGACTTATCAGATGAGATCCTCTCTCGATATTTAAAAGCAGACGCGATCGCAGTAGATACAGAAACAATGGGGTTAAATCCTCATCGAGATCGTCTCTGTTTGATTCAATTATGCGATCCGGAGGGTTATGTTACCGCTATTCGGGTTACGAAAGGACAACAAGAAGCCCCTAAATTAAAACAGTTAATGGAAGCGTCTAATATTACGAAAGTTTTTCATTTTGCCCGTTTTGATGTGGCTCAATTGCGCCATCATTTTGGCATTGAAACTACACCGATTTTTTGTACAAAAATAGCCAGTAAACTCGCCCGTACCTATACCTCAAGTCATGGATTAAAAAGTTTAGTTTTAGAGTTAGAAGGGGTGGAATTAGATAAAACTGCCCAAAGTTCAGATTGGGGAAATGCGGACAAGTTATCCGAGGAACAATTAAGTTATGCCGCTAATGATGTTCGGTATTTACTGGGAGTTAAAGAAAAATTGATTTCGATGTTAAACCGAGAAAATCGGATGGAATTAGCCCGAAATTGTTTTAATTGCCTTCCCGTTCTTGTTTCTCTTGATCTCCAGTTTTATCAAAATATTTTTGAACACTAA
- the trpC gene encoding indole-3-glycerol phosphate synthase TrpC, with translation MEIRRRSPNPAVNVDTLRYQVQVPDSQPRHILEEIIWNKEIEVDKIRERIPLLELRKKVKDMPPPRNFLEALRNGKTKPALIAEVKKASPSKGVIQENFDPVAIAKSYQQGGASCLSVLTDAKYFEGSYENLALVRQTVDLPLLCKEFIIYPYQIYYARTQGADAVLLIAAILTDRDLEYFVKILNQLGMTALIEVHTLAELDRVLGIEGVKLVGINNRNLETFKVDLNTTSELLEARREQLQDKEILIVSESGIHTPEDLQLVKQAGADAVLIGESLVKQQDPAQTITELFSRV, from the coding sequence ATGGAAATTAGAAGACGATCGCCCAATCCGGCAGTAAACGTTGATACCTTACGTTACCAAGTGCAAGTTCCTGATAGTCAACCTCGGCACATATTAGAAGAAATTATTTGGAATAAAGAGATAGAAGTCGATAAAATTCGAGAACGCATACCTTTACTAGAATTACGCAAAAAAGTTAAAGATATGCCTCCTCCTCGTAACTTTCTCGAAGCCTTACGCAATGGAAAGACAAAACCAGCTTTAATTGCAGAAGTGAAAAAAGCCTCTCCCAGTAAAGGGGTGATACAAGAAAACTTTGATCCCGTAGCGATCGCCAAAAGTTATCAACAAGGGGGAGCAAGTTGTCTATCAGTTTTAACCGATGCCAAATACTTTGAGGGAAGTTATGAAAATCTCGCTTTAGTGCGTCAAACCGTAGACTTACCCCTATTATGTAAAGAGTTTATCATCTATCCTTATCAAATTTATTATGCTCGCACTCAAGGAGCAGATGCAGTATTACTGATTGCAGCTATTTTAACCGATCGAGATTTAGAATATTTTGTCAAAATTCTCAATCAATTGGGAATGACAGCATTAATCGAAGTTCATACTTTAGCAGAACTCGATCGGGTATTAGGGATTGAGGGAGTAAAATTAGTAGGAATCAACAACCGCAATTTAGAAACCTTTAAGGTAGATCTAAACACCACATCTGAACTTTTAGAAGCCAGACGGGAACAACTCCAAGACAAAGAGATTCTTATTGTGAGTGAATCTGGGATACATACTCCAGAAGATTTGCAATTAGTTAAGCAAGCCGGGGCTGATGCTGTATTAATTGGAGAATCTTTAGTTAAACAGCAAGATCCGGCTCAAACAATTACCGAGTTGTTTTCTAGAGTATAA
- a CDS encoding DUF5340 domain-containing protein, producing MKPIPLPSHVHYELLLQLLERKTIIAVEKNPALREQVQQLIISLRKALAQQKQLEATCNQTYTPIEYRWSLNSVNGQPETASEVITPRPLSSEQES from the coding sequence ATGAAGCCAATTCCCCTCCCTTCCCATGTCCACTATGAGTTACTCCTACAGTTGTTGGAACGAAAAACTATTATAGCAGTTGAAAAAAATCCTGCCCTTAGAGAACAAGTTCAACAACTGATTATTAGTCTCAGAAAAGCCCTAGCACAACAAAAACAACTAGAAGCCACTTGTAATCAAACTTATACCCCGATTGAATATCGCTGGTCACTTAACAGTGTTAACGGTCAACCCGAAACCGCTTCAGAGGTAATTACTCCTCGACCCCTATCCTCAGAGCAGGAATCGTAA
- a CDS encoding pyridoxal-phosphate-dependent aminotransferase family protein, producing MEGQPMLMIPGPTPVPEQVLRAMAKPPIGHRSGDFSKVIAEITANLKWLHQTQNDVVALTVSGTGAMEAGIINFFSPGDRVLVGDNGKFGERWGLISKAFGLNVDIIKAEWGKPLNPEEFRAKLEQDTEKQIKGVIITHSETSTGVLNDLETINKYVKAHGEALIIVDAVTSLGAVNLPIDEWGLDVVGSGSQKGYMIPPGLGFVSISPKAWKAYETATIPKFYLDLGKYKKATDKDSSPFTPPVNLMYGLQVALQMMKAEGLDKIFARHQLTTKATRAAMKALNLPLLAPDEYASTAVTAVMPTTVDAEKIRGTIKKQFDISLAGGQDHLKGKIFRIGHLGFVSERDILTVICALETTLVELGYEGATPGAGVAAASQVLAQS from the coding sequence ATGGAAGGTCAACCTATGCTAATGATTCCAGGCCCTACCCCCGTACCAGAACAGGTATTACGGGCAATGGCCAAACCTCCTATTGGTCACCGCAGTGGAGATTTTAGTAAAGTCATTGCAGAAATTACCGCAAATCTCAAATGGTTACACCAAACCCAAAATGATGTCGTTGCTTTAACGGTATCCGGAACTGGGGCAATGGAAGCAGGAATTATTAATTTCTTTAGTCCCGGCGATCGCGTTTTGGTGGGGGATAATGGGAAATTTGGTGAACGTTGGGGCTTAATTAGTAAAGCCTTTGGGTTAAACGTAGATATCATCAAGGCAGAATGGGGTAAACCCTTAAATCCTGAAGAGTTCCGCGCCAAACTGGAACAAGACACCGAAAAACAAATTAAAGGCGTTATTATCACCCATTCGGAAACCTCTACAGGGGTTCTTAATGACCTAGAAACCATCAACAAATATGTCAAAGCTCACGGAGAGGCTTTAATTATCGTTGATGCTGTCACCAGTTTAGGCGCTGTTAATCTTCCTATTGATGAATGGGGGTTAGATGTGGTTGGTTCTGGCTCTCAAAAAGGATATATGATTCCTCCGGGACTAGGATTCGTCTCTATCAGTCCAAAAGCCTGGAAAGCTTACGAAACCGCCACAATTCCTAAGTTTTATCTCGACTTAGGCAAATACAAAAAAGCCACCGATAAAGATAGTTCCCCTTTTACCCCTCCTGTCAATTTGATGTATGGGTTACAAGTTGCCCTACAAATGATGAAAGCAGAAGGGTTAGACAAGATTTTCGCCCGTCATCAACTCACGACTAAAGCCACTCGCGCCGCTATGAAGGCTCTGAATTTACCTTTATTAGCTCCCGATGAGTATGCCAGTACAGCCGTAACCGCAGTGATGCCCACCACCGTAGATGCGGAAAAAATTCGAGGAACGATCAAAAAACAGTTTGATATTTCCTTAGCTGGAGGACAAGACCATTTAAAAGGTAAAATCTTTAGAATTGGTCATTTAGGGTTTGTCAGTGAACGGGATATCTTAACGGTGATTTGTGCCTTAGAAACGACCTTAGTGGAGTTGGGATATGAAGGAGCGACACCCGGAGCCGGGGTTGCAGCAGCAAGCCAAGTTTTAGCTCAGTCCTAA
- a CDS encoding cyclic nucleotide-binding domain-containing protein gives MAEVKQFLINVLNLIDAIDIQIGKQTISLLAIIEVICLSILIFLITFRLNYWLKTRLLQKVILDRGNRHVVANIVSYSLGTLSFLIILEAIGFNLSILTVLGGAIGIGIGFGLQDLTRNFISGFTLLVERKIKLGDFVKFNNLEGTITEISTRVTTIRLKNGSSVIVPNSQLVEQEIINCHYETDIVRLTALISVAYKNDLVLITEILLMSAYSESNILKNPPAQVIFKGFGDYSLNFELWVWIKSDNMRFQWEILSSLYFTIEYNFRKKKILIPFPQRDIWIKNPQAINGSVTQSENEVLTDNIIYPFSLSSSNYSQDSEFRYQGISIRDSLKKVIYFRNLNELEIRKMVELGQLKFLKDQEILFYENEPGDAFYIVLSGQVEVFTEKLKKTLAILKAGSFFGELSLMLGIPRTATVKAIEETLLFSLSSQDFKKLMQENPEFSEGIIQELSKHKEELNQRKQELQEKGLISTSEEDPNIVVWMRKRLQRLFSF, from the coding sequence ATGGCTGAAGTCAAACAATTTTTAATCAATGTCTTAAATTTGATTGATGCCATTGATATACAAATTGGCAAACAAACTATTTCTCTCTTAGCAATCATTGAAGTTATTTGTCTAAGTATTTTAATATTTTTAATTACTTTTAGGCTTAATTATTGGCTTAAAACAAGATTACTTCAGAAAGTAATTTTAGATCGAGGGAATCGTCATGTAGTCGCTAATATAGTAAGCTATAGCTTGGGAACACTAAGTTTTTTAATTATTTTAGAGGCCATAGGCTTTAATCTTTCTATTTTAACTGTTTTGGGAGGAGCGATCGGCATCGGTATTGGGTTTGGATTACAAGATCTAACCAGAAACTTTATTAGTGGGTTTACATTATTAGTAGAAAGAAAAATCAAGCTCGGAGATTTTGTTAAGTTTAATAATTTAGAAGGAACAATTACAGAAATTTCAACACGAGTGACAACCATTCGCTTAAAAAATGGCTCATCGGTAATAGTTCCTAATAGTCAGTTAGTAGAACAAGAGATTATCAATTGTCATTACGAAACTGATATAGTTCGCCTTACTGCTTTAATTAGTGTCGCGTATAAAAATGATTTAGTATTAATCACTGAAATCCTATTGATGTCTGCTTATTCAGAAAGTAATATCCTCAAAAATCCGCCGGCGCAAGTAATTTTTAAAGGATTTGGTGATTACTCGTTAAATTTTGAACTTTGGGTCTGGATTAAAAGTGATAATATGAGATTTCAATGGGAAATTCTCAGTTCTTTATATTTTACAATTGAATATAATTTCCGCAAAAAGAAGATCCTGATTCCTTTTCCCCAGAGAGATATATGGATCAAAAATCCACAAGCTATCAATGGATCTGTAACTCAATCTGAAAACGAAGTTTTAACAGATAATATTATTTATCCTTTTTCTCTATCTTCGTCAAACTATTCTCAAGATTCAGAGTTTAGATATCAAGGCATATCGATTAGAGATTCTCTCAAAAAAGTTATTTATTTTAGAAATTTGAATGAATTAGAAATTAGAAAAATGGTAGAATTAGGACAATTAAAATTTTTAAAAGACCAAGAAATTTTATTTTATGAAAATGAACCTGGGGATGCTTTTTATATAGTTTTATCGGGACAAGTGGAAGTGTTTACCGAAAAACTGAAAAAAACTTTAGCTATTCTCAAGGCGGGTAGTTTTTTTGGAGAACTATCTTTAATGTTAGGAATACCGAGAACGGCAACCGTAAAAGCGATAGAAGAAACTTTATTATTTTCTTTAAGTAGTCAAGATTTTAAAAAGCTTATGCAAGAAAATCCTGAGTTTAGTGAGGGGATTATTCAAGAATTAAGTAAACATAAAGAAGAATTAAATCAACGAAAGCAAGAACTTCAAGAAAAAGGTCTCATTTCTACATCTGAAGAAGATCCTAATATTGTTGTTTGGATGCGTAAAAGATTACAACGTTTGTTTAGTTTTTAA